One Deinococcus sp. LM3 genomic region harbors:
- a CDS encoding S9 family peptidase — protein sequence MNSSTPGPESLLSLVFPSDPQVSPDGRQAAFVLTRIEEDNPRKPDADFPQPRYRSQVWLTDGTHTRALTHGEDRDGTPRWSPDGQTLAFTRKGAEGGPQLHLLPLTGGEARRVTTLRGGVSAPLWSPDGQFIAFTSTGDDEDRRDERGEARVITRPRYRFNGRDWLPETPARLYRLHVASGELSVWHAPEVEISDVAWLPDSSGVLFVAATDELAGAQWQQEVWHLPLDGELRQVTRWASAVSAVIPHPDGQRFALLGRPAGQGNTEHTHLYLLPLHSDLDSRDLHSRESAPVRLDAGHDHPVGNGVGGDCHVGALPERPVWLDDHTLLFSATVRGSCGLFTATLGEGDQPGTVQAHTHDPQAVIPAFTARGGGLAHISERADRFPEIILNGTQVTHLHANLPFPARTPTRVPFPTDLGEGEGWILLPDGTDTVPALLSIHGGPHTDYGHAFTHEFQLYAARGQAICYSNPRGSLGYGQAWVDVIHGRWGTVDASDILTFFDTCLDTHPRLDRTRTAVMGGSYGGFMTNWLTAHTTRFQAAITDRSICNLLSFGGTSDIGLRFWDDELGLNFHRRADTLKLWDMSPLQYVENVKTPTLIVHSVLDHRCPIEQAEQWYAALTLHGVPTRFVRFPGEDHELSRSGRPDRRLTRLTEYLNWLDRYLAPSTAPAETATA from the coding sequence ATGAATTCATCCACCCCCGGCCCGGAAAGTCTGCTTTCGCTGGTGTTCCCGTCAGATCCGCAGGTCAGCCCGGACGGACGGCAGGCGGCGTTCGTGCTGACCCGCATCGAGGAGGACAACCCCCGCAAGCCCGACGCGGACTTCCCGCAACCGCGTTACCGCTCGCAGGTCTGGCTGACCGACGGCACGCACACCCGCGCCCTGACGCACGGCGAGGACCGCGACGGCACCCCCCGCTGGTCCCCGGACGGGCAGACGCTGGCCTTTACCCGCAAGGGCGCGGAGGGCGGTCCGCAACTGCACCTGCTGCCCCTGACGGGCGGCGAGGCGCGGCGCGTGACGACCCTGCGCGGCGGCGTGAGCGCCCCCCTCTGGAGCCCGGACGGGCAGTTCATCGCTTTCACGAGTACCGGCGACGACGAGGACAGACGCGACGAGCGTGGCGAGGCCCGCGTGATCACCAGACCCCGCTACCGCTTCAACGGCCGCGACTGGCTGCCCGAAACGCCCGCCCGCCTGTACCGCCTGCATGTCGCCAGCGGCGAACTGAGCGTCTGGCACGCCCCGGAGGTGGAAATCAGCGACGTGGCGTGGCTCCCGGACAGCAGCGGCGTACTGTTCGTGGCCGCCACCGACGAACTGGCGGGCGCGCAGTGGCAGCAGGAAGTCTGGCACCTGCCGCTGGACGGCGAGCTGCGGCAGGTCACGCGCTGGGCGTCCGCCGTGAGCGCCGTGATCCCGCACCCGGACGGCCAGCGGTTCGCGCTGCTGGGCCGCCCCGCCGGGCAGGGCAACACCGAACACACCCACCTGTACCTGCTGCCCCTGCACAGCGATCTGGACAGCCGCGACCTGCACAGCCGCGAGTCTGCCCCCGTCCGCCTGGACGCCGGGCACGACCACCCGGTCGGCAACGGCGTGGGCGGTGACTGCCACGTGGGCGCCCTACCCGAACGACCCGTGTGGCTGGACGACCACACCCTGCTGTTTTCCGCGACCGTGCGCGGCAGCTGCGGCCTGTTCACCGCCACCCTGGGCGAAGGCGACCAGCCCGGAACGGTCCAGGCCCACACCCACGACCCACAGGCCGTCATTCCGGCCTTCACCGCGCGCGGCGGCGGCCTCGCCCACATCAGCGAACGCGCCGACCGCTTCCCCGAAATCATCCTGAACGGCACCCAGGTCACCCACCTACACGCGAACCTCCCCTTCCCGGCCCGCACCCCTACCCGCGTGCCCTTCCCCACCGACCTCGGCGAGGGCGAAGGCTGGATCCTGCTGCCCGACGGGACCGACACCGTGCCCGCCCTGCTCAGCATTCACGGCGGCCCGCACACCGATTACGGGCACGCCTTCACGCACGAATTCCAGCTGTACGCCGCGCGCGGACAGGCCATCTGCTACAGCAACCCGCGCGGCAGCCTCGGCTACGGACAGGCCTGGGTGGATGTCATCCACGGCCGCTGGGGCACCGTCGACGCCAGCGACATCCTGACCTTCTTCGACACCTGCCTGGACACCCACCCCCGCCTCGACCGCACGCGCACCGCCGTCATGGGCGGCAGTTACGGCGGCTTCATGACCAACTGGCTCACCGCGCACACCACCCGCTTCCAGGCCGCCATCACCGACCGCAGCATCTGCAACCTCCTGTCCTTCGGCGGGACCAGCGACATCGGCCTGCGCTTCTGGGACGACGAACTCGGCCTGAACTTCCACCGCCGCGCCGACACCCTGAAACTCTGGGACATGAGCCCCCTCCAGTACGTCGAGAACGTGAAGACCCCCACCCTGATCGTCCACTCGGTCCTCGACCACCGCTGCCCCATCGAACAGGCCGAACAGTGGTACGCCGCCCTCACCCTCCACGGCGTGCCCACGCGCTTCGTGCGCTTCCCCGGCGAGGACCACGAACTGTCCCGCTCCGGCCGCCCGGACCGCCGCCTCACCCGCCTGACCGAATACCTGAACTGGCTCGACCGGTACCTCGCGCCCAGCACCGCACCCGCCGAAACAGCCACCGCCTGA